In Asanoa sp. WMMD1127, one genomic interval encodes:
- a CDS encoding DUF427 domain-containing protein, producing the protein MSTRMRDAMGQRFKELRHEPTEKRVRAVLGDETIVDTTDAVLVWEPRRITPTYAVPAADLRASVTPAGPVTPGGPGLLHPGIPFSVHSTPGAAVSISAGGVERPEAGFRPDDPDLRDYVVLDFDAMDQWLEEDEELHGHPRDPYHRVDARASSRHVRIEDGGVLLAETTRPVLVFETNLPVRFYLPREDVVADLTPSDQLTYCPYKGQASYWSTASRPNVVWSYQQPLPDARPIAGLVAFWDDVLDVSVDGKLRERPGGAIVRSMREEFGVES; encoded by the coding sequence ATGAGTACGCGGATGCGCGACGCGATGGGCCAGCGGTTCAAGGAGCTGCGGCACGAACCGACGGAGAAACGGGTCCGGGCCGTGCTCGGCGACGAGACCATTGTGGACACCACCGACGCGGTGCTGGTGTGGGAGCCGCGACGGATCACGCCCACCTACGCGGTGCCCGCGGCCGACCTGCGCGCGTCGGTCACGCCGGCCGGGCCGGTGACGCCGGGCGGGCCGGGCCTGCTGCACCCCGGCATCCCGTTCTCGGTGCACTCCACGCCCGGCGCGGCCGTGTCGATCTCGGCCGGCGGGGTCGAGCGCCCGGAGGCGGGCTTCCGGCCGGACGACCCCGACCTGCGCGACTACGTGGTGCTCGACTTCGACGCCATGGACCAGTGGCTCGAGGAGGACGAGGAGCTGCACGGGCACCCGCGCGACCCCTACCACCGGGTCGACGCTCGGGCGAGCTCGCGGCACGTGCGGATCGAGGACGGCGGCGTGCTGCTCGCCGAGACCACCCGGCCGGTGCTCGTGTTCGAGACCAACCTGCCGGTCCGCTTCTATCTGCCGCGCGAGGACGTGGTGGCCGACCTGACGCCGAGCGACCAGCTCACCTACTGCCCCTACAAGGGCCAGGCGTCCTACTGGTCGACCGCGTCCCGGCCCAACGTCGTCTGGTCCTACCAGCAGCCGTTGCCCGATGCCAGGCCGATCGCCGGCCTGGTCGCGTTCTGGGACGATGTCCTCGACGTCTCGGTCGACGGCAAGCTGCGCGAGCGTCCGGGCGGCGCGATCGTGCGGTCGATGCGCGAGGAGTTCGGGGTCGAGTCCTAA
- a CDS encoding DUF1059 domain-containing protein, whose amino-acid sequence MTRQVRCECGFVARGDTDEAVIELVLRHVATEHPDLAETETADDIRGWIELVP is encoded by the coding sequence ATGACACGGCAGGTCCGATGCGAGTGTGGCTTCGTCGCCCGCGGCGACACCGACGAAGCCGTCATCGAGCTCGTCCTGCGACACGTCGCCACGGAACACCCGGATCTCGCCGAGACCGAGACCGCCGACGACATCCGGGGCTGGATCGAACTGGTGCCTTAG
- a CDS encoding BTAD domain-containing putative transcriptional regulator — protein sequence MHPATRVQLCGPLLVELTGRPVTLPGRQGRLLFAYLVLHRPRPVPREQLAAALWGDAPPPAAGSALNALISRVRAATGPSVLRGRSELAVDLPPAAVVDVETAVAAVHRAESAVAVGEWRRAWSAALTGRFVAARPFLPEATLPWAEARRAELGEVYARALECYATACLGIGGAELPGAERAARDLVAAAPLRETGHLLLMRSLAARGNVAEALAAYERLRVRLRDELGVDPCAAVRDAHAALLRLG from the coding sequence ATGCACCCGGCGACGCGGGTCCAACTGTGCGGCCCGCTGCTGGTCGAGCTGACCGGGCGGCCGGTGACGCTGCCGGGCCGCCAGGGCCGGCTCCTCTTCGCGTACCTGGTGCTCCACCGCCCCCGGCCGGTCCCGCGCGAGCAACTGGCCGCGGCGCTGTGGGGTGACGCCCCGCCGCCGGCCGCCGGGTCCGCGCTCAACGCCCTGATCTCCCGCGTACGCGCGGCGACCGGCCCGTCCGTCCTGCGGGGCCGCTCGGAGCTGGCCGTCGACCTGCCGCCCGCCGCCGTCGTCGACGTGGAGACGGCCGTGGCCGCGGTGCACCGGGCCGAGTCCGCGGTCGCCGTGGGGGAGTGGCGAAGGGCCTGGTCGGCGGCGCTGACCGGCCGGTTCGTGGCCGCCCGCCCGTTCCTGCCGGAGGCGACGCTCCCGTGGGCGGAGGCGCGCCGGGCCGAGCTGGGCGAGGTCTACGCCCGTGCGCTCGAGTGCTACGCCACGGCCTGCCTGGGCATCGGCGGCGCCGAGCTGCCGGGCGCCGAACGCGCGGCCCGCGACCTGGTGGCGGCGGCGCCGCTGCGCGAGACGGGACATCTGTTGCTGATGCGGTCCCTGGCCGCACGGGGCAACGTGGCCGAGGCGCTCGCCGCGTACGAACGGCTTCGGGTGCGGCTCCGCGACGAGCTGGGCGTCGACCCGTGCGCCGCGGTCCGCGACGCCCACGCCGCGCTGCTGCGGCTGGGCTGA
- a CDS encoding GNAT family N-acetyltransferase: MPLTDDLLQADDGTALARLWLHDDDGERVAGGVRPEPGVPVARVAEQARRDLAGLRLETPDDDLAAALVAGGVPLERSATELRHDLADLPAPAPLPDGWAFAAAGWDDDLAAATAAAYAPGHPDGGWTENDTATVRGMFESADPVPPLAPASARLVGPDGRSAGHVLCAGPVPWTAYPCAWILNIAVGPGGQGRGLGQALLLHALHGTRSAGLPALALSVADGNPARRLYDRAGFTEVTRVLTLRMPAA, translated from the coding sequence GTGCCCCTCACCGACGACTTGCTCCAGGCCGACGACGGCACCGCGCTGGCGCGGTTGTGGCTTCACGACGACGACGGCGAACGCGTGGCGGGCGGTGTCCGGCCCGAGCCGGGCGTTCCGGTCGCGCGGGTGGCCGAGCAGGCGCGCCGCGACCTGGCCGGGCTGCGGCTGGAGACGCCCGACGACGACCTGGCGGCCGCGCTGGTGGCCGGCGGGGTTCCGCTGGAGCGGTCGGCCACCGAGCTGCGGCACGACCTGGCCGACCTGCCCGCGCCGGCGCCGTTGCCGGACGGTTGGGCCTTCGCCGCGGCCGGCTGGGACGACGATCTGGCCGCGGCGACCGCGGCGGCTTATGCGCCGGGTCATCCCGACGGCGGTTGGACCGAGAACGACACCGCGACCGTACGCGGGATGTTCGAGTCGGCCGACCCCGTCCCGCCGCTCGCGCCGGCGTCCGCCCGGCTGGTCGGCCCCGACGGGCGCAGCGCGGGCCACGTGCTCTGCGCCGGGCCGGTGCCGTGGACCGCCTACCCCTGCGCCTGGATCCTCAACATCGCCGTCGGGCCGGGTGGGCAGGGGCGCGGCCTCGGTCAGGCCCTGCTGCTGCACGCGTTGCACGGCACACGATCCGCCGGCCTCCCGGCGCTCGCCCTGTCGGTGGCCGACGGCAACCCGGCGCGCCGGCTCTACGACCGGGCCGGCTTCACCGAGGTCACGCGCGTGCTCACCCTGCGGATGCCGGCGGCCTGA
- a CDS encoding DEAD/DEAH box helicase, which produces MTTLADLVPAEVTPDNLFEAFAAWAGERGLTLYPHQEEALIELVSDANVILNTPTGSGKSLVATGAHFAAFATGRRTFYTAPIKALVSEKFFDLCRIFGAHNVGMLTGDAAVNETAPIICCTAEILANIALRDGAYADVGQVVMDEFHFYAEPDRGWAWQVPLIELPHTQFLLMSATLGDVSRFESDLTRRTGRPTSVVKSVERPVPLLYSYAVTPLHETLSELLETRQAPVYVVHFTQAAALERASALTSVNVATRAEKDAIAAAIGNFRFSAGFGRVLSRLVRHGIGVHHAGMLPRYRRLVETLAQAGLLKVICGTDTLGVGINVPIRTVLFTGLSKYDGTRVRLLKAREFHQIAGRAGRAGFDTVGTVVVQAPEHVIDNERALAKAGDDPRKRRKVVKKKPPDGTVGWGRPTFDRLVEAEPEPLQSSFHVSHAMLLNVIGRHGDPFAAMRHLLTDNHEEPAAQRRHIRRAIAIYRALLAGGVVERVDPPDAAGRTVRLTVDLQADFALNQPLSPFALAAIELLDRESPDYFLDALSVIESTLDDPRQVLSAQQHKARGEAVAAMKAEGIEYEERMTLLEDVTYPRPLAALLQDAYDMYARGHPWVADHELRPKSVVRDMYERAMTFGEFVSFYGLSRSEGLVLRYLADAYHALRRTVPEDARTEELWDLIEWLGELVRQVDSSLLDEWERLRDPQSVEEAVSDVERPPPAVTRNRRAFRVLVRNALFRRVELAALRDWESLGELDGADGFTAAEWAAALSPYFEEYADIGVGPDARGPSLLLIDEKPDRWEVRQIFDDPEGDHDWAIEATVDLAASDAAGVASVTVTRVGTAATFD; this is translated from the coding sequence GTGACGACCCTCGCGGACCTGGTGCCCGCCGAGGTCACCCCCGACAACCTGTTCGAGGCGTTCGCGGCCTGGGCCGGCGAGCGCGGGTTGACCCTCTATCCCCACCAGGAAGAGGCGTTGATCGAGCTGGTCTCCGACGCCAACGTCATCCTCAACACGCCGACCGGCTCCGGGAAGTCGCTGGTGGCGACCGGCGCCCACTTCGCGGCGTTCGCCACCGGGCGGCGCACCTTCTACACCGCGCCGATCAAGGCCCTGGTCTCGGAGAAGTTCTTCGACCTGTGCCGGATCTTCGGCGCGCACAACGTCGGCATGCTGACCGGCGACGCGGCGGTCAACGAGACCGCGCCGATCATCTGCTGCACCGCGGAGATCCTGGCCAACATCGCGCTGCGCGACGGGGCGTACGCCGATGTCGGTCAGGTCGTGATGGACGAGTTCCACTTCTACGCGGAGCCGGACCGGGGCTGGGCCTGGCAGGTGCCGCTGATCGAGCTGCCGCACACGCAGTTCCTGCTGATGTCGGCGACGCTCGGCGACGTGTCGCGGTTCGAGAGCGACCTGACCCGGCGCACCGGACGACCCACCTCGGTGGTCAAGTCGGTCGAGCGGCCGGTACCGCTGCTCTACTCCTACGCGGTCACTCCCCTGCACGAGACGCTCTCCGAGCTGCTGGAGACCCGGCAGGCGCCGGTGTACGTCGTGCACTTCACCCAGGCCGCCGCGCTCGAGCGGGCCTCGGCGCTGACCTCCGTCAACGTGGCGACGCGGGCCGAGAAGGACGCGATCGCCGCCGCCATCGGCAACTTCCGGTTCTCGGCCGGTTTCGGTCGCGTGCTGTCGCGGCTGGTGCGGCACGGGATCGGCGTGCACCACGCCGGAATGCTGCCGCGCTACCGCCGGCTGGTGGAGACGCTGGCCCAGGCCGGGCTGCTCAAGGTGATCTGCGGCACCGACACGCTCGGCGTCGGCATCAACGTGCCGATCCGGACGGTCCTTTTCACGGGACTGTCCAAATACGACGGCACGCGGGTGCGGCTGCTGAAGGCGCGCGAGTTCCACCAGATCGCCGGCCGGGCGGGGCGGGCCGGGTTCGACACCGTCGGCACGGTGGTGGTGCAGGCACCCGAGCACGTGATCGACAACGAGCGGGCGCTGGCGAAGGCTGGCGACGACCCTCGCAAGCGGCGCAAGGTGGTCAAGAAGAAGCCACCGGACGGCACGGTGGGTTGGGGACGGCCGACGTTCGACCGGCTGGTCGAGGCGGAGCCCGAGCCGCTGCAGTCGTCGTTCCACGTCTCGCACGCGATGCTGCTCAACGTCATCGGCCGGCACGGCGACCCGTTCGCCGCCATGCGGCACCTGCTGACCGACAACCACGAGGAGCCGGCCGCGCAACGGCGGCACATCCGCCGCGCCATCGCCATCTACCGGGCGTTGCTGGCCGGTGGTGTCGTGGAGCGGGTGGACCCGCCGGACGCGGCCGGGCGCACCGTGCGGTTGACCGTCGACCTGCAGGCCGACTTCGCGCTGAACCAGCCTCTGTCGCCGTTCGCGCTGGCGGCGATCGAGCTGCTGGACCGGGAGTCCCCGGATTACTTCCTCGACGCGCTGTCGGTCATCGAGTCCACTCTGGACGACCCACGGCAGGTGTTGTCGGCGCAGCAGCACAAGGCCCGCGGTGAGGCCGTGGCGGCGATGAAGGCGGAGGGCATCGAGTACGAGGAGCGGATGACGCTGCTCGAGGACGTGACCTATCCGCGGCCCCTGGCGGCGCTGCTCCAAGACGCCTACGACATGTACGCCCGCGGCCATCCCTGGGTCGCCGACCACGAGCTGCGGCCGAAGTCGGTGGTCCGGGACATGTACGAACGGGCGATGACGTTCGGCGAGTTCGTGTCGTTCTACGGACTGTCCCGGTCCGAGGGGTTGGTGCTCCGCTACCTGGCCGACGCCTATCACGCGCTGCGCCGGACGGTGCCCGAGGACGCGCGCACCGAGGAGCTGTGGGACCTGATCGAGTGGCTCGGCGAGCTCGTGCGCCAGGTCGACTCCAGCCTGCTCGACGAGTGGGAGCGGCTGCGCGATCCGCAGTCGGTGGAGGAGGCGGTCTCGGATGTCGAACGCCCACCGCCGGCCGTGACCCGCAACCGCCGCGCCTTCCGGGTCCTGGTGCGCAACGCGCTGTTCCGGCGGGTGGAGCTGGCGGCGCTGCGGGACTGGGAGTCGCTGGGCGAGCTGGACGGCGCGGACGGGTTCACGGCCGCGGAATGGGCCGCGGCGCTTTCTCCCTATTTCGAGGAGTACGCCGACATCGGCGTCGGGCCGGACGCGCGTGGCCCGTCGCTGCTGCTGATCGACGAGAAGCCGGACCGCTGGGAGGTCAGGCAGATCTTCGACGACCCGGAGGGCGATCACGACTGGGCCATCGAGGCCACGGTCGACCTGGCGGCCTCGGACGCCGCCGGAGTCGCCTCGGTGACCGTAACGCGGGTGGGCACAGCGGCGACTTTCGATTAG
- the trmB gene encoding tRNA (guanosine(46)-N7)-methyltransferase TrmB, producing MGDRHHDALSRLWPSFGVPVSAAPLDAAALFGRTAPLVVEIGSGMGDATAAMAAADPDRDYLAVEVHVPGIASLLSHIEARGLTNVRIARGDALDLVRQMLPPDRLDAIHVFFPDPWPKLKHHKRRIIQPAHVALLRSRLAPGTGVLHCATDWAPYADSMLSTLSADPELVNTTDGYAPRPAHRAVTHFERRAARQGRDVFDLVFRRRAA from the coding sequence ATGGGTGATCGGCATCACGATGCGCTGTCCCGCCTCTGGCCGTCCTTCGGCGTGCCGGTGTCCGCGGCGCCGTTGGACGCGGCCGCCCTGTTCGGCCGCACCGCGCCGCTGGTGGTGGAGATCGGCTCCGGCATGGGTGACGCGACCGCGGCGATGGCGGCGGCCGATCCGGACCGGGACTACCTGGCCGTCGAGGTGCACGTTCCCGGCATCGCGTCGCTGCTCAGCCACATCGAGGCGCGCGGGCTGACCAACGTGCGGATCGCCCGCGGCGACGCGCTCGACCTCGTGCGGCAGATGCTGCCGCCGGACCGCCTCGACGCGATCCACGTCTTCTTCCCCGACCCGTGGCCCAAGCTCAAGCACCACAAGCGGCGGATCATCCAGCCGGCGCACGTCGCGCTGCTGCGGTCCCGGTTGGCCCCGGGCACTGGCGTACTGCACTGCGCCACCGACTGGGCGCCGTACGCCGACTCGATGTTGTCGACCCTCTCGGCCGACCCCGAACTGGTGAACACGACCGACGGTTACGCGCCCCGGCCGGCGCACCGGGCCGTCACCCACTTCGAACGACGGGCCGCCCGGCAGGGACGCGACGTGTTCGACCTGGTCTTCCGCAGGCGCGCGGCGTGA
- a CDS encoding class F sortase has translation MGKGRLSGPLAVMLIAVGGLATFAGILQKGGFGPDDVPPPGRFPVMEPSRPVEIRIPSLKVDAPVHDVGLADDGSIEVPSLGRHNQAGWFENSPTPGQYGPAVLVGHADTRTGPSIFHDLAKVRPGARVEVVRRDDSVAVFEVNSVERYKKADQPIDKIYADFSRPALRLITCGGEFKGGSTGYVDNIIVFASLVEARDD, from the coding sequence ATGGGCAAGGGCAGGCTCAGCGGCCCGCTGGCGGTGATGCTGATCGCCGTCGGTGGGCTCGCCACGTTCGCCGGGATCCTCCAGAAGGGCGGTTTCGGCCCTGACGACGTGCCGCCGCCCGGCCGGTTCCCGGTGATGGAGCCCAGCCGGCCGGTCGAGATCCGGATCCCGTCGCTCAAGGTCGACGCGCCCGTCCACGACGTGGGCCTGGCCGACGACGGGTCGATCGAGGTGCCGTCGCTCGGCAGGCACAACCAGGCCGGCTGGTTCGAGAACAGCCCGACACCGGGGCAATATGGCCCCGCGGTGCTGGTCGGGCACGCCGACACCCGCACCGGCCCGTCGATCTTCCACGACCTGGCCAAGGTACGACCCGGCGCGCGCGTCGAGGTCGTCCGGCGCGACGACTCGGTGGCCGTCTTCGAGGTCAACTCGGTGGAGAGATACAAGAAGGCCGACCAGCCGATCGACAAGATCTACGCGGACTTCAGCCGCCCCGCGCTGCGCCTGATCACCTGCGGCGGCGAGTTCAAGGGCGGCAGCACCGGCTACGTCGACAACATCATCGTCTTCGCCTCGCTGGTCGAGGCCAGGGACGACTAG
- a CDS encoding exodeoxyribonuclease III has protein sequence MRLATWNVNSVKAREPRLLAWLDDKKPDVVCLQEVKSTTEQFPTEQVGELGYTAATHVDGRWNGVAILSRVGVDDVVRGFPGEPGFPDPETRAISATCGGVRVWSIYVPNGRTPDDPHYQYKLAWLAALRDAVAADLAGGGDLAVCGDFNVAPTDADVWDRSVFVGSTHVTAPERAALAALLDTGLRDVVPTPMKGPFPFTYWDYRAGMFHQNKGMRIDLVYATPALADRVEAAVVDREARKGKGPSDHAPIIVDF, from the coding sequence ATGCGACTCGCCACCTGGAACGTCAACTCCGTCAAGGCGCGCGAGCCGCGCCTGCTGGCCTGGCTCGACGACAAGAAGCCCGATGTCGTCTGCCTCCAGGAGGTGAAGTCGACCACCGAGCAGTTCCCCACGGAGCAGGTGGGTGAACTGGGTTACACCGCGGCCACGCACGTCGACGGCCGGTGGAACGGGGTGGCCATCCTCTCCCGGGTCGGCGTCGACGACGTGGTGCGCGGCTTCCCCGGCGAGCCCGGCTTCCCCGACCCGGAGACCCGGGCGATCTCGGCGACCTGCGGCGGAGTGCGGGTCTGGTCGATCTACGTGCCCAACGGGCGTACGCCGGACGACCCGCACTACCAATACAAGCTGGCCTGGTTGGCGGCCCTGCGCGACGCGGTGGCCGCCGACCTGGCCGGCGGCGGCGACCTGGCCGTCTGCGGCGACTTCAACGTGGCCCCGACCGACGCCGACGTCTGGGACCGCTCGGTGTTCGTGGGCTCCACGCACGTGACGGCCCCGGAGCGGGCGGCGTTGGCCGCGCTGCTCGACACCGGCCTGCGGGACGTGGTGCCCACCCCGATGAAGGGCCCGTTCCCCTTCACCTACTGGGACTACCGGGCCGGGATGTTCCACCAGAACAAGGGCATGCGCATCGACCTGGTGTACGCGACACCCGCGCTGGCCGACCGGGTCGAGGCGGCCGTGGTCGACCGGGAGGCCCGCAAGGGCAAAGGTCCGTCCGACCACGCGCCGATCATCGTCGACTTCTAG
- a CDS encoding PAC2 family protein, with product MLDPHALYELSGDLPDLGEPVLIQTLSGFVDAGNATRLAREHLLATTESRVVATFDIDQLLDYRSRRPPMIFVEDHWEEYADPVLELRMLRDDAGTPYLMLGGPEPDLHWERFTKAVMALIERFRVGVTIGLNSIPMAVPHTRPAGVTAHATRRELIGGYEPWLQRVQVPGSAGHLLEFRLGQAGRDAIGFAAHVPHYVSQAEYPAAAEVLLSSVSRTTGLLLPTEGLRTAAEAVRVDIDRQVEETNDAAGVVQALEEQYDAFNRGRSGNNLLGPQTGPLPTADELGAELERFLASQPRPGDNPGT from the coding sequence GTGCTCGATCCGCACGCGCTCTACGAGCTTTCCGGCGACCTGCCCGACCTGGGCGAGCCGGTGCTGATCCAGACGCTGTCCGGCTTCGTCGACGCCGGCAACGCCACCCGGCTCGCCCGCGAACATCTCCTGGCCACGACCGAAAGCCGCGTCGTCGCGACCTTCGACATCGACCAGCTGCTCGACTACCGGTCCCGGCGCCCCCCGATGATCTTCGTGGAGGACCACTGGGAAGAGTACGCCGACCCGGTGCTCGAGCTCCGCATGCTCCGTGACGACGCCGGCACTCCTTATCTGATGCTCGGCGGCCCCGAGCCCGATCTGCACTGGGAACGGTTCACCAAGGCCGTCATGGCGCTGATCGAGCGCTTCCGGGTGGGCGTCACCATCGGCCTCAACTCGATCCCGATGGCGGTGCCGCACACCCGCCCCGCCGGCGTCACCGCGCACGCCACCCGGCGCGAGCTGATCGGCGGCTACGAGCCCTGGCTCCAGCGGGTGCAGGTGCCGGGCAGCGCGGGCCACCTGCTCGAGTTCCGGCTCGGCCAGGCCGGCCGCGACGCGATCGGGTTCGCCGCCCACGTGCCGCACTACGTCTCCCAGGCCGAATACCCGGCGGCCGCCGAGGTGCTGCTCTCCTCCGTGTCCCGCACCACCGGGCTGCTGCTGCCCACCGAGGGGCTGCGGACGGCGGCCGAGGCGGTCCGGGTCGACATCGACCGCCAGGTCGAGGAGACCAACGACGCGGCCGGCGTGGTCCAGGCGCTGGAAGAGCAATATGACGCCTTCAACCGCGGCCGGTCCGGCAACAACCTGCTCGGCCCGCAGACCGGCCCACTGCCCACCGCCGACGAGCTCGGCGCCGAGCTGGAGCGGTTCCTCGCCTCCCAGCCCCGGCCGGGCGACAACCCGGGGACCTGA
- a CDS encoding CBM35 domain-containing protein yields the protein MRVRMSTAGEEPGELRIGGWLPPAEPPEAADDAAVTQMIPAISDDPEPVPPSAAAPESRPRRIGRRTMLAVVASVTTVAVAAGVPLLISALDQPSPEDRVLPAPSTSAWTEEAPTPAPTTGRPTKPPASRGAVRAPAHATTPPATPTRGARQETVQVRTESFEAEDADLDGWARTRHVDAASGDEVVTGVGYRRGELTFTVQVARAGDYDVVIAYVADEQRRAAIEVNRDFVGRVDFPSTGSRETVRTMTVRLPLAAGPNTIEFGNSDGWAPDFDRITLPTS from the coding sequence GTGAGGGTGCGCATGTCCACGGCCGGCGAGGAACCCGGCGAGCTGCGGATCGGCGGCTGGCTGCCACCGGCCGAACCGCCGGAGGCGGCTGACGACGCCGCGGTCACCCAGATGATTCCGGCCATTTCGGACGATCCCGAGCCGGTGCCCCCGTCCGCCGCGGCGCCGGAGTCCCGGCCGCGCCGGATCGGCCGGCGCACCATGCTGGCGGTCGTGGCCTCGGTGACCACGGTCGCGGTGGCGGCCGGCGTACCGCTGCTGATCTCGGCCCTCGACCAGCCGTCGCCCGAGGACCGGGTGCTGCCCGCGCCGAGCACGTCGGCCTGGACGGAGGAGGCGCCGACGCCGGCGCCGACCACCGGCCGGCCGACGAAGCCGCCGGCCAGCCGGGGCGCGGTCCGGGCGCCGGCCCACGCCACGACGCCGCCGGCCACGCCGACCAGGGGCGCGCGCCAGGAGACCGTCCAGGTGCGGACGGAGTCGTTCGAGGCCGAGGACGCCGACCTGGACGGCTGGGCCCGGACCCGGCACGTCGACGCGGCCTCGGGCGACGAGGTGGTGACCGGGGTCGGCTACCGGCGCGGCGAGCTGACCTTCACGGTGCAGGTGGCCCGGGCCGGCGACTACGACGTGGTGATCGCCTACGTGGCCGACGAGCAGCGGCGGGCCGCGATCGAGGTCAACCGCGACTTCGTCGGCCGGGTCGACTTCCCGTCGACCGGCAGCCGGGAGACCGTGCGGACGATGACGGTCCGGCTGCCGTTGGCAGCCGGACCGAACACCATCGAATTCGGCAACTCGGACGGGTGGGCGCCGGACTTCGACCGGATCACCCTCCCGACGAGCTGA
- a CDS encoding EcsC family protein, with the protein MTHPETGADTPPPTPPSASDPAPAVDAGTNAPPAGLWEKMKADPQYAPEHLALEAVRRLGPEAHEWQTRVRAEQPGIPPDALADLAVKRFVNLARLSGAVSGATGIAGAVVDVGVLAWNQARMVLHIAAAYGVDPRLDERATDLLVLQKVHKLAETARLALGVAAGRERAGTLLRGGGTPMHRVLVKLGVKLAQMAGIRAAKRIFAKIVPGAAIILGTWANSSATTDLARRTRELYRPQATWWPTPPQLPSQREG; encoded by the coding sequence GTGACCCACCCAGAGACGGGTGCCGACACCCCGCCCCCCACGCCGCCGTCCGCATCGGACCCCGCGCCCGCGGTCGACGCCGGCACCAACGCGCCGCCGGCCGGGCTGTGGGAGAAGATGAAGGCCGACCCGCAGTACGCGCCGGAGCACCTCGCGCTCGAGGCGGTGCGCCGGCTCGGCCCCGAGGCACACGAGTGGCAGACCCGGGTGCGCGCGGAACAGCCCGGCATCCCACCGGACGCGCTGGCCGACCTCGCGGTGAAGCGGTTCGTCAACCTGGCCCGCCTCTCCGGCGCGGTCTCGGGCGCGACCGGCATCGCCGGCGCGGTCGTCGACGTCGGCGTGCTCGCCTGGAACCAGGCCCGAATGGTGCTGCACATCGCGGCCGCCTACGGCGTGGACCCGCGCCTCGACGAACGGGCCACCGACCTGCTCGTGCTGCAGAAGGTGCACAAGCTCGCCGAGACCGCGCGGCTGGCGCTGGGCGTCGCGGCCGGCCGCGAGCGGGCGGGCACGCTGCTGCGCGGCGGCGGCACCCCGATGCACCGGGTGCTGGTCAAGCTCGGCGTCAAGCTGGCCCAGATGGCCGGCATCCGGGCCGCCAAGCGGATCTTCGCGAAGATCGTGCCGGGCGCCGCCATCATCCTGGGCACCTGGGCCAACTCGTCGGCCACCACCGACCTGGCCCGCCGCACCCGCGAGCTCTACCGCCCGCAGGCCACCTGGTGGCCGACGCCGCCCCAGCTGCCGAGCCAACGCGAGGGCTGA
- a CDS encoding response regulator transcription factor — translation MISVLLADDQALVRAGFRALLDAEADITVVAEAGDGLSAVRATAANRPDVVLMDIRMPGVDGLEATRRITTDPALAATRIVILTTFELDEYLFEALRVGASGFLVKDTEPVELIRGVRAVAAGDALLSPGVTRRLIAEFASRDRRAVPPLPPPDQLTDREREVVSLVGAGLSNDEIAARLVVSPATAKTHVSRAMVKLSARDRAQLVVWAYEAGLVRPSWTD, via the coding sequence ATGATCAGTGTGCTGCTCGCCGACGACCAGGCGCTCGTCCGCGCCGGCTTCCGGGCCCTGCTCGACGCGGAGGCCGACATCACCGTGGTCGCCGAGGCGGGCGACGGGCTGTCGGCGGTACGGGCGACCGCCGCGAACCGCCCCGACGTGGTGCTGATGGACATCCGGATGCCGGGCGTCGACGGTCTCGAGGCGACCCGGCGGATCACCACCGACCCCGCGCTGGCAGCCACCCGGATCGTCATCCTGACGACGTTCGAGCTCGACGAGTACCTGTTCGAGGCGCTGCGGGTCGGCGCGTCCGGCTTCCTGGTGAAGGACACCGAGCCGGTCGAGCTCATCCGCGGCGTGCGGGCCGTGGCGGCCGGGGACGCGCTGCTCTCCCCCGGCGTCACCCGGCGGCTCATCGCCGAGTTCGCGTCGCGCGACCGCCGGGCGGTGCCGCCGCTGCCGCCGCCCGACCAGCTCACCGACCGCGAGCGCGAGGTCGTGTCGCTGGTCGGCGCGGGGCTGTCCAACGACGAGATCGCGGCGCGGCTCGTGGTCAGCCCGGCCACCGCCAAGACCCACGTCAGCCGGGCGATGGTCAAGCTGTCGGCGCGGGACCGGGCCCAGCTCGTGGTCTGGGCCTACGAGGCCGGCCTGGTCCGTCCATCCTGGACGGACTAG